One Gossypium hirsutum isolate 1008001.06 chromosome A11, Gossypium_hirsutum_v2.1, whole genome shotgun sequence genomic window carries:
- the LOC107930938 gene encoding protein SRC2, with protein sequence MEFRPLEIKVISAKDLKDVNLFTKMDVYVVVSINGDSRTAQRTPVDKDGGSNPEWNYTVRFTVDEAAARQNGLTVVFTLKSQRQLGDKDIGTVQVPVKELLDNGDGNRKGQNNLSYAVRLANGKAKGVLHLSYKFGDKFTQPPVTVAGAMTVDKQWGNEKPVMAYPPPSSGYMDKPAMAYPPPATGYPGPSSGYPPSHGAYPPPPQTASYPYPQPGGGYPPYGYQQAPVQGYGYPGQGGYYGYPPVQKPQKPKKGSGGMGAGLGLGLAGGLLGGMLIGDMVGDAYEAGLEDGFDFDF encoded by the coding sequence ATGGAGTTTAGACCTTTAGAAATCAAAGTTATCTCCGCCAAGGATCTTAAAGACGTCAATCTTTTCACTAAGATGGACGTTTACGTCGTCGTTTCGATCAACGGTGATTCTCGCACAGCGCAAAGGACTCCGGTCGACAAGGACGGTGGTTCAAACCCAGAGTGGAATTACACCGTGAGGTTCACCGTCGATGAAGCTGCCGCCCGTCAGAATGGGCTTACCGTCGTGTTTACCCTTAAATCACAACGTCAGCTTGGAGATAAGGATATCGGTACGGTTCAAGTTCCCGTCAAGGAATTGCTTGATAACGGTGATGGAAACCGGAAAGGTCAAAATAATCTAAGTTACGCTGTTAGGTTGGCTAATGGTAAAGCTAAAGGTGTGTTGCATTTATCTTATAAGTTCGGAGACAAGTTCACGCAACCGCCGGTTACGGTGGCTGGCGCCATGACCGTTGATAAGCAGTGGGGGAATGAGAAGCCAGTTATGGCGTATCCACCACCAAGCTCAGGATACATGGATAAACCAGCAATGGCCTATCCACCGCCTGCAACTGGGTATCCAGGGCCGAGCTCCGGATACCCTCCTTCACACGGAGCATATCCGCCGCCACCCCAAACGGCAAGTTATCCTTACCCTCAACCTGGAGGTGGGTATCCGCCTTATGGATACCAACAGGCACCGGTTCAAGGGTATGGATATCCGGGTCAAGGTGGATATTATGGCTACCCTCCGGTGCAGAAACCGCAGAAACCTAAGAAAGGCAGCGGCGGCATGGGAGCGGGGCTAGGATTGGGGTTGGCCGGTGGATTGTTGGGTGGAATGTTGATCGGTGATATGGTCGGAGATGCTTATGAAGCTGGTCTTGAAGatggttttgattttgatttttaa
- the LOC121209461 gene encoding 40S ribosomal protein S21 has protein sequence MQNEEGQNMDLYIPRKCSATNRLITSKDHASVQINVGHLDELGRYTGTFSTFALCGFVRAQGDADSALDRLWQKKKAEVKQQ, from the exons ATGCAGAACGAAGAAGGTCAAAATATGGATCTTTACATTCCCCGAAAATG CTCGGCCACTAACAGGCTCATCACCTCAAAGGATCACGCATCCGTGCAGATCAATGTCGGTCATTTGGATGAGCTTGGCCGATACACTGGCACATTCTCCACCTTTGCTCTTTGCGGCTTTGTCCGTGCTCAG GGCGATGCCGATAGCGCTCTTGACAGGCTTTGGCAGAAGAAGAAAGCCGAAGTCAAACAGCAGTAG